One window of the Dehalogenimonas sp. THU2 genome contains the following:
- the glmU gene encoding bifunctional sugar-1-phosphate nucleotidylyltransferase/acetyltransferase, giving the protein MSSIKKGSRSTQIVIMAAGEGSRMRPLTETRPKVMLPVVGKPMLEHLVEGCREAGYSDLIIITGYYGEKVREYFGDGGALGVRIRYVSQRRAQGTADALKQAVPLLDGPFMLLNGDIMLRAGDISLLGASQATTLSLTQPASVEGMGVVELEGERVVRLHEKSANPPTCLANAGAYYFTTDIFAALERTTRSPRGEFEITDTIQLLIDGGVPVLHRFLTSWRDIGYPWELLAANEELSAKTTSQIDGVVEPGVVIKGAIAIGEGSTVRSGSYITGPAVIGKHCDIGPNCYIRPFTSIGDHCHIGAGVEIKNSIIMAGTKVPHLSYVGDSVIGENCNLGAGTQVANLRFDRRNVQILGRDSGRHKLGVIMGDGVSTGVNACINPGTVIGSYALIGPGAVVSGRVAAGARVF; this is encoded by the coding sequence ATGAGTTCCATTAAAAAGGGTTCGAGATCCACCCAGATCGTGATCATGGCGGCGGGGGAAGGTTCGCGGATGCGGCCGTTGACTGAGACGCGGCCCAAGGTGATGCTACCGGTGGTTGGCAAGCCTATGCTGGAGCACCTGGTGGAAGGGTGCCGGGAGGCCGGTTACTCCGATCTTATCATCATTACCGGGTACTATGGCGAAAAGGTCAGGGAGTATTTTGGCGACGGCGGGGCGTTGGGCGTCCGGATCCGTTACGTGTCGCAGCGGCGGGCGCAGGGCACCGCGGACGCACTAAAGCAGGCAGTACCGCTCCTGGACGGGCCTTTCATGCTTCTGAACGGCGACATCATGTTGCGGGCGGGCGATATTTCCCTCTTAGGCGCCTCGCAGGCGACCACTCTCAGCCTGACCCAACCGGCGAGTGTGGAGGGGATGGGGGTCGTCGAACTCGAAGGGGAACGGGTGGTCCGGCTCCACGAGAAATCAGCCAACCCGCCGACGTGCCTGGCCAACGCCGGGGCCTATTATTTTACAACCGACATATTTGCCGCCCTGGAGCGCACGACGCGTTCGCCGAGGGGGGAGTTCGAGATCACCGATACCATTCAGCTACTAATCGACGGCGGCGTGCCGGTACTTCACCGCTTCCTGACAAGCTGGCGCGATATAGGGTACCCGTGGGAACTGCTGGCGGCCAACGAGGAATTATCGGCTAAAACTACATCGCAGATCGACGGCGTTGTCGAACCGGGAGTGGTCATCAAAGGCGCCATTGCCATCGGAGAGGGATCGACCGTCCGCTCCGGCTCGTACATCACCGGTCCGGCGGTCATCGGCAAACACTGCGATATCGGGCCCAACTGTTATATCCGTCCGTTCACATCGATAGGCGATCACTGCCATATCGGCGCCGGGGTGGAGATCAAGAACTCGATCATCATGGCTGGTACCAAGGTGCCGCACTTGAGCTATGTCGGCGACAGTGTCATCGGGGAAAACTGCAATCTGGGCGCCGGGACACAGGTGGCCAATCTCCGTTTCGACCGCCGGAACGTTCAAATCCTGGGGCGGGATAGCGGCCGGCACAAACTGGGCGTCATAATGGGCGACGGCGTGTCCACCGGCGTCAACGCCTGCATCAATCCCGGAACAGTTATCGGCTCATATGCCTTGATCGGGCCGGGGGCGGTCGTTTCCGGCAGGGTGGCGGCCGGAGCGAGAGTATTTTAG
- a CDS encoding universal stress protein has protein sequence MYKKILVPLDGSELSETILPQAVSVAKPSKAEIVLLRVHEPLEPAVRETLGGDLAEKLDTVNREEMENYLAKIARDLDGQGLKVSVVTVFGRPADTIIEYTGANAIDLIAMATHGRSGITKWAFGSVADKVLRLSPVPVLVGPVAGATRA, from the coding sequence TTGTACAAAAAGATTCTGGTTCCCCTCGACGGATCTGAATTGTCGGAAACAATACTGCCGCAGGCAGTGTCGGTAGCCAAGCCATCGAAAGCGGAGATCGTGCTTTTAAGGGTGCATGAGCCGCTGGAACCGGCGGTCCGGGAGACGCTGGGGGGAGACCTGGCAGAGAAATTGGACACGGTGAACCGGGAAGAGATGGAGAACTACCTCGCCAAGATCGCCAGAGATCTGGACGGCCAGGGTCTTAAAGTGAGTGTGGTGACCGTTTTCGGCCGTCCCGCCGATACGATCATCGAATACACCGGTGCCAACGCTATCGACTTGATCGCCATGGCCACGCACGGGCGCAGTGGTATAACCAAATGGGCTTTCGGCAGTGTGGCCGATAAGGTGTTGAGGCTGTCTCCGGTGCCGGTGTTGGTGGGGCCGGTGGCGGGGGCGACCCGCGCCTAG
- a CDS encoding YbhB/YbcL family Raf kinase inhibitor-like protein produces the protein MEMIIDGIREGETIPGRYTCNGAGLSPEITWQGAPAGAKSLALIMDDPDAPRGTFTHWLVWGIPTTTARLPANLARKSELPNGIRQGVNSGGSYGYYPSCPPPGPAHRYIYRLMALDTEPDLAPGASRERFDQALQGHIVAEASVTGLYSR, from the coding sequence ATGGAAATGATCATCGACGGCATCCGAGAAGGCGAGACCATTCCCGGGCGCTACACGTGCAACGGCGCCGGACTATCGCCGGAGATCACCTGGCAGGGCGCCCCGGCTGGCGCGAAAAGCCTGGCCCTCATCATGGATGACCCAGACGCCCCCCGCGGCACCTTCACCCACTGGCTGGTCTGGGGCATCCCCACCACCACCGCCCGCCTCCCCGCCAACCTGGCCCGCAAGTCCGAGCTGCCCAACGGCATCCGCCAGGGTGTCAATTCCGGCGGTTCTTACGGCTACTACCCCTCCTGCCCCCCACCCGGCCCGGCGCACCGCTACATCTACCGCCTGATGGCGTTGGACACGGAACCGGACCTCGCCCCCGGAGCCAGCCGTGAGCGCTTCGACCAGGCGCTGCAGGGCCACATCGTCGCCGAAGCATCGGTCACCGGCCTCTACAGCCGCTAG
- a CDS encoding HAD family hydrolase, translating into MIQAVFFDLYQTLVGYDPPREEWESRMLDQFGIKAPPQAFTRAFIVADEYFYTENAKKPMSKRPAEEVTKVYFHHQSIVLKEGGITPAPDLVRSMLERWRDTKLKHVLFDDVLPALVELKRLNMALGLVSNVDKDITPLLDELGLSPFITTVVTSQETGFTKPHPEIFQEALRRAELPAENVLFVGDQYQIDVLGSTGAGMKGVLLDRGGFSDAPPECPRVRNLFQLTGMLE; encoded by the coding sequence TTGATCCAGGCAGTGTTTTTTGATCTCTACCAGACGCTGGTCGGCTACGACCCCCCCCGTGAAGAATGGGAATCCCGGATGCTTGACCAGTTTGGCATCAAGGCTCCCCCCCAGGCGTTCACCCGTGCTTTTATCGTCGCCGACGAGTACTTCTATACCGAGAACGCCAAAAAACCGATGAGCAAACGTCCGGCGGAAGAGGTCACCAAAGTCTATTTCCACCACCAATCCATCGTTCTCAAGGAAGGCGGTATCACGCCGGCCCCCGACCTCGTCCGGTCGATGTTGGAGCGCTGGCGCGACACCAAGCTCAAGCATGTCCTCTTCGATGATGTGCTGCCCGCCCTCGTCGAACTCAAACGCCTCAACATGGCGCTCGGTCTGGTTTCCAACGTGGATAAGGACATCACTCCCCTGCTGGATGAACTGGGGCTCAGTCCTTTCATCACCACCGTGGTCACATCACAGGAAACCGGCTTCACCAAGCCGCACCCGGAGATCTTTCAGGAAGCGCTGCGGCGGGCGGAACTGCCGGCGGAAAATGTCCTTTTCGTCGGCGACCAATACCAGATAGACGTCCTGGGCTCGACGGGCGCGGGCATGAAAGGCGTGTTGCTGGACCGGGGCGGATTCAGCGACGCCCCCCCGGAATGCCCCCGGGTCCGCAACCTGTTCCAATTGACCGGAATGCTGGAATAA
- a CDS encoding AtpZ/AtpI family protein: protein MNRWLIALKFVGIGWYISLSILGGVLLGRWLDAKLDTGPLLLIIGLFLGLFTAFYGAYRMIIGPKS from the coding sequence ATGAACCGATGGCTGATAGCCCTGAAGTTCGTCGGTATCGGCTGGTATATAAGCCTTTCCATCCTGGGGGGTGTTCTCCTAGGGCGTTGGCTCGATGCGAAGTTGGATACCGGCCCCTTGCTGTTGATTATCGGGCTGTTCCTGGGATTGTTCACCGCCTTTTACGGAGCCTATCGGATGATAATAGGACCTAAGAGTTAA
- a CDS encoding F0F1 ATP synthase subunit A, translating to MPENKKVMGMSKPVFIAVLLGILALTIVSFLAGGIGQALFGIEFPEWLVVHQPEPHLPPSAIFHIGGLAVTNTMFTAWISIALLTGLFWAATRRMKLVPGRFQAAAESVIGYLYDFCTDIAGEKNGRKFFPLVATIFLFVITNALMNLIPGYNSILIGEAGHQTHLLRGANTDVNFPLALAVISFVMVEYWGLKSVGVFHYLGKFFNFGPFIHSIRHFRKEGVMGVFNGLIAIFIGLIELMAEFIRIISFTFRLFGNMTGGEILLVSMLFLMPFLLALPFYGLELLVGFIQALIFAGLTLVFAHIAVTPHTGEASEHH from the coding sequence GTGCCTGAAAACAAAAAAGTAATGGGGATGTCCAAGCCGGTTTTTATTGCCGTGCTGCTCGGTATTTTAGCCCTCACAATTGTTAGTTTCCTCGCCGGCGGTATCGGCCAGGCTTTGTTCGGCATCGAGTTTCCTGAATGGCTGGTGGTCCATCAACCTGAACCGCACCTGCCGCCGTCCGCCATCTTTCATATCGGCGGGCTTGCTGTAACCAACACCATGTTTACCGCTTGGATTTCCATCGCTCTGCTGACGGGTTTGTTCTGGGCGGCGACGCGCCGGATGAAACTGGTTCCCGGCCGTTTTCAAGCAGCGGCGGAAAGCGTTATCGGTTACCTTTATGATTTCTGCACCGATATTGCCGGTGAGAAAAACGGCCGCAAATTCTTCCCGCTGGTGGCTACCATCTTCCTTTTCGTTATTACCAATGCCTTGATGAATCTGATTCCCGGCTACAATTCCATCCTCATCGGTGAAGCCGGACACCAGACACACCTGCTCCGGGGCGCCAACACCGACGTCAATTTCCCGCTGGCGCTGGCGGTCATATCCTTCGTGATGGTGGAATACTGGGGTCTCAAGAGCGTCGGTGTCTTCCATTACCTCGGCAAGTTTTTCAACTTCGGGCCGTTCATCCACAGCATCAGGCACTTCCGCAAGGAAGGCGTCATGGGGGTGTTCAACGGACTAATCGCCATATTTATCGGTTTGATCGAACTCATGGCCGAGTTTATCCGGATTATCTCCTTCACCTTCCGTCTTTTCGGCAACATGACGGGCGGTGAGATACTGCTTGTTTCGATGCTGTTCCTAATGCCCTTCCTGCTGGCACTGCCGTTCTACGGGCTGGAGCTGCTGGTCGGCTTCATCCAGGCGCTTATCTTCGCTGGACTGACGCTGGTATTCGCCCACATCGCCGTCACGCCGCACACCGGCGAAGCATCGGAACATCATTAA
- the atpE gene encoding ATP synthase F0 subunit C has translation MEAEAARLLAAGLAMGIGAIGPGIGIGILGMGAVNAVSRNPEARGPIFTNLLFAVALAEAVAIYALVVAILLIFVA, from the coding sequence ATGGAAGCAGAAGCAGCGAGACTATTAGCGGCCGGTCTGGCCATGGGCATCGGCGCCATCGGACCTGGCATCGGTATCGGTATCCTGGGCATGGGCGCGGTCAACGCGGTCAGCCGCAATCCGGAGGCCAGGGGCCCCATCTTCACCAACCTGCTCTTCGCGGTCGCTCTGGCTGAGGCTGTAGCCATCTACGCCCTGGTGGTTGCCATCCTTCTAATCTTCGTCGCCTAG
- the atpF gene encoding F0F1 ATP synthase subunit B: MEQLGISLSSFIAQLVNFGILLVLLYLVAYKPVLKMMDGRTARIKESLEQAEVMKKQAEAAEVEFKKQIADASKQGQAVIERASRTADEIRQRTQAEAKVEAEALVERARADIRRERDEIIDELRKEFADLTILAAGKVIGKTLDKTAHRDLIGQVLEESAGLRKN; encoded by the coding sequence GTGGAACAATTAGGAATTAGTCTATCCAGCTTCATCGCCCAACTGGTCAACTTCGGTATACTGCTGGTGTTGCTTTACCTGGTGGCCTATAAACCCGTCCTCAAGATGATGGACGGACGAACGGCCCGCATCAAGGAGAGCCTGGAGCAGGCCGAAGTGATGAAGAAACAGGCCGAAGCGGCCGAGGTGGAGTTCAAGAAGCAGATCGCCGATGCCTCCAAGCAGGGGCAGGCGGTTATCGAACGCGCTTCACGGACAGCCGACGAGATAAGGCAGCGGACCCAGGCGGAAGCAAAAGTAGAAGCCGAAGCTCTTGTTGAGCGTGCCCGGGCTGACATCCGGCGCGAACGCGACGAGATCATCGATGAACTGCGTAAAGAATTCGCCGATCTCACTATTCTGGCTGCGGGCAAGGTTATCGGTAAAACGCTCGATAAAACCGCGCATCGCGATCTGATCGGCCAGGTGCTCGAAGAGAGCGCCGGTTTAAGAAAGAATTAG
- the atpH gene encoding ATP synthase F1 subunit delta — MAKSAYALALRYGQAVFDIAAEHENYDTMLANLETLASMAKDKDVLFFLENPRISLTRKREIIDTKLQGVNPMAMNLLYLLVERGGLGMVPDIAVDFKRRLDDLRGIAHAEVVSAVDLSDVETAEIRQQLGKVFNKQIEITTKVEPALLGGIVARVGDKVIDGSLSRRLQDLKREIYQARL, encoded by the coding sequence TTGGCAAAAAGCGCCTACGCCCTGGCTTTACGGTACGGTCAAGCGGTCTTTGACATAGCCGCGGAGCATGAAAACTACGATACCATGCTGGCCAATCTGGAAACCCTGGCCAGCATGGCAAAGGATAAAGACGTGCTCTTTTTCCTGGAGAATCCCAGGATATCGCTGACCAGGAAGCGGGAAATAATCGACACCAAGCTTCAAGGCGTCAATCCCATGGCCATGAACCTGCTCTACCTGCTGGTTGAAAGAGGCGGCCTGGGAATGGTGCCCGATATAGCGGTGGATTTCAAACGGCGGTTGGATGACCTACGCGGCATCGCGCACGCCGAAGTGGTTTCCGCGGTGGATCTATCCGATGTGGAAACGGCTGAAATCCGGCAACAACTGGGAAAAGTATTCAACAAGCAGATCGAGATCACCACGAAAGTGGAACCCGCGCTGCTTGGCGGAATTGTCGCCAGGGTCGGCGACAAAGTTATCGACGGCAGCCTGTCGCGCCGTCTTCAGGATTTGAAACGAGAAATTTACCAGGCCAGGTTGTAA
- the atpA gene encoding F0F1 ATP synthase subunit alpha, whose product MSQKGLDIVAVIKEQIESFGAELAVTDVGTVIEVGDGIARIHGLASAEYNELLEFPGGVMGIAMNLEEDSVAAILLGEDTLIKEGDEVRRTNRIVEVPVGPEMIGRVVNPLGQPIDGKGPLKTSAKRAVERVAPNVVTRQGVDTPVQTGIKAIDAMIPVGRGQRELIIGDRSTGKTAVAIDTIINQRGGDLICIYVAIGQKTSKIAQTVATLEKYGAMEHTIVVAASASDPAAFQYLAPFAGCAMGEEFMDNGKEALIVYDDLTKHAWAYRQLSLLLKRPPGREAYPGDVFYLHSRLLERAAKLHKSHGGGSLTALPIIETQAQDVSAYIPTNVISITDGQIYLEPDLFNAGIRPALNVGISVSRVGSAAQTKAIKKVAGRLKLEMSQYQALAAFAQFGTSELDKATRAQIDRGQRITEVLKQLQYQPVAMENQVIIFYALLNGFLDDVPVSSAARFETDMYQFLAANFPDIAKTIAAKKEFTSDTEAALKNALTEFKKSFVA is encoded by the coding sequence ATGTCGCAAAAAGGGCTGGACATAGTCGCGGTCATTAAAGAACAGATCGAGAGCTTCGGCGCCGAACTGGCAGTGACCGACGTCGGAACTGTTATCGAGGTCGGCGACGGTATTGCCCGTATTCACGGCCTGGCTTCTGCCGAGTATAACGAGCTCCTTGAATTCCCGGGCGGCGTCATGGGCATCGCCATGAATCTTGAAGAGGACTCTGTGGCCGCGATTCTGCTCGGCGAAGATACTCTTATTAAGGAAGGCGACGAGGTGCGCCGCACCAACCGCATCGTCGAAGTGCCGGTAGGTCCGGAGATGATCGGGCGCGTCGTTAATCCCCTGGGTCAGCCGATCGATGGCAAAGGGCCGCTGAAAACCAGCGCTAAACGCGCCGTCGAACGCGTTGCCCCCAACGTCGTCACCCGCCAGGGCGTCGACACCCCGGTGCAGACCGGCATCAAGGCCATTGACGCCATGATCCCCGTCGGTCGCGGCCAACGCGAGCTTATCATCGGCGACCGTTCCACCGGCAAGACCGCGGTGGCCATCGACACCATTATCAACCAGAGGGGCGGAGACCTCATCTGCATCTACGTCGCCATCGGTCAGAAAACCTCCAAGATCGCCCAGACGGTAGCTACGCTGGAAAAATACGGCGCCATGGAACACACCATCGTTGTCGCCGCTTCGGCCTCCGATCCGGCTGCTTTCCAGTACCTGGCGCCATTCGCCGGTTGCGCCATGGGCGAAGAGTTCATGGACAACGGCAAGGAAGCCCTGATCGTTTATGACGATCTGACCAAGCACGCCTGGGCATACCGCCAATTATCGCTGCTACTCAAACGGCCTCCGGGACGCGAAGCCTATCCCGGCGACGTGTTCTACCTGCATAGCCGGCTGCTGGAGCGCGCCGCTAAACTGCATAAATCCCACGGCGGCGGGTCGCTTACCGCGCTGCCGATCATCGAGACCCAGGCCCAGGACGTCAGCGCCTATATTCCGACCAACGTCATCTCCATCACCGACGGCCAGATCTACCTGGAGCCCGACCTGTTCAACGCCGGCATCCGGCCGGCCCTGAACGTGGGTATCTCGGTATCCCGCGTCGGTTCGGCAGCCCAGACCAAGGCCATCAAAAAGGTGGCCGGCCGTCTCAAGCTGGAGATGAGCCAGTACCAGGCCCTGGCCGCCTTTGCCCAGTTCGGTACTTCCGAACTCGACAAGGCCACCCGCGCCCAGATCGACCGCGGCCAGCGTATCACCGAGGTCTTGAAGCAGTTGCAGTATCAGCCGGTGGCAATGGAAAACCAAGTCATCATCTTTTATGCGCTGCTGAACGGTTTTCTCGATGACGTGCCGGTGTCCAGCGCCGCCAGGTTTGAAACCGATATGTACCAGTTCCTTGCGGCCAATTTCCCGGATATCGCTAAGACTATCGCCGCAAAGAAGGAATTCACTTCAGACACCGAAGCGGCGCTCAAGAACGCCCTGACCGAATTTAAGAAGAGTTTCGTCGCCTAA